The sequence CACCTGTTACATCCCCCACAATACCTGCCATTGTTGCAACACATCTTGCAAGAGGCATTGTAAGCAACGGCTGTACCGTCATCATCATAATTACAAACAGTCCAAGACTTCCCCACATGAAGCTCCATGCATGAAGCTTTGCTCTCTTCGTTACAGAAAGTATATAAAGCCATATTATTATAATTGCAATTACTATAATAGGATTCATTCTGCTTATACCTGTATGCTGCCTTTCTTTTTCTTATATACAACTACTCCACATGTTCCAGCTATACATATGAAAAGTCCAAGCCATGCTCCAGATGATGCACCTGCTGTATTAATCCATTCCTGTCCCAGTCTACCAAACTGTGCACTAATCTGCTTGAAATCACTTACATCACAGCCAAGTTTCTGAGCAACCTTGTCAAGATCAAAATAAAACTCACATTCATCCCTGTTGCTTCCAACTGTAACTATCATCTTTCCATAACATATATCTGCATCATTAAGTTCATTAATATTCTTAGATGTTCCCCATGCACTTGTGTCAAACATATAGAATTCATATGTACCATCACTAAGTCCGTCACGTTTAGGGTTCCAGTTAATATTCCCCTGTTCGTCAACTGTTACAAATCTTGGATATAGTACCTGATTATAGCTGTCATTAAACTTAAATGTCACTGCCTGTGTAAACTCTCCTCCAGCTTCATTAAGATGCTCCGGCATAACTGTATACACATGTCCAAGGACAGTACTTCCATTACTGAATAATGCTCCCGCAGAATCCACCATATTATGATGTGTTCCGGCTGTAGAATACTGAATAGTTGTGTGTGGATAATATTCCCAGTCACCATACAATCCATCATACCTGATATCGTATATTATCTTATCATCCGAAGATCCATCATCTTTAATATTAGCAGTTCCTGATATAAAAGGCTCGGATCTGTATAATCCAAATGATATTGTCTTGTTATAAGCCGGCAGGGCACTCTTAGGAACTGCTATCTCCCACTGATTACCAACATGCCTGCAGTCAACACCGTCTACACCATTAACATATCCTTTGCTGTCAATCTGAAAAACAAGTTCGTAACCCAGATCAGTAGTTATCGAATACCTGCCATTACTATGAGTTCCGGCTCCTGAAGCATCACCACCAGTTCCATCCTTCACATACACATATACATAATCACCGTCAAACATCATAGCTGTCTTAGATATACATTCATTATGTGCATCATTAGGACATAATGCATCATACTTCTTAACAGCATCCCAGTCAGCAAACTCACCATCTATAACAATTCCATTATACACAGCTTCTGTATCATCTTTTTCAACCTTCTGTCCGTCTAATACTTCAATATCCTTAATATCTACAGTTGTTCCTGCAAATGTAATCTTAAAATCCGAATTAGCAAAAAAATCAAAAGGAATAGCTGCCTCAACCACATAAGGTCCGGCTGTATTACCATGTGCATTATTAACAGTTACAGTCTCCGAATTCTCTATATCCCCATACCATGAATTCTTTGCCTGTGCACTGTCTTTCCATCCAGTAAACTGAATCTTATCTGATATTCCCGTTGTTCCATCAGCATAAGTAATACTCACAGGATTACTTCCCATATAGCTGTAGTCCCATTCAGTCTGAACAGTTCCTTCATACATAAAATAAAGCTTTGAATAATCTGATGATACCGCTGCTTTCCACAGCTTAACACCAGCAGCATCTGCAGTTCTTGCTGTAATATCGTCCCAGTCATCTGTATCAGAATCGACCACAATATTACTTCCCTTAACAACTGGATTTCCCTTCAAAGCAGATGCATCAACACTCCCCAAAACATTTGATAGATTAGCAGTATATGTGTTCCTTATCTGTCCTGCATATACTGATACCGGCATTGAAACAAGCAACGCTGTCATACCAGCTAATGCAGTAATTCTCTTATAATTGTGTTTCATGGTAACTTCCTCCCGTCTTTAGCAATTATAATAAATAGCCGCATCTATTTAATCATTATCATTCAAATGTATTCAAAATTATTCATATCATTAGTATATTAAATCTTCTTATGTACATTTTAATTCATCGGCATATCTGTGTCAATTATTTAACAGAATTTTCACAAATGTATTGAATGTCTGGGGTCGGCTGGCTCAATGGCCTGTCGTCTGGCTCAATGGCCTGTCGTTCCTATAAATTTTATTTTTTGCTTCTTTTATAGGCATATTTCCTACAAAAATCACCTAAACTAATAAAAGCAACTCAAAAATACCCATAAAACAACATTTACATGCTATCTTATGGGTATTTCATAATAAAATCCACTTATAATATCAAAAATCGCTGAAATTCAACCTATAAATCTATCATCAATACGACTACCTATAGGTATCACGTCAAATCCTGCCTTATACAAACAGTTTATTGATGACCATCGGTTTATCTCCGGCAGGCAGTTTATCGATGACAGGCGGCTTATCAGCCATGAAGTCCAGCTGACTGACGAATCATATCCTCAACAACAATATCGTATATCTCCCCGATAGTACTGCAATACTCAAGTACCTTCCAAGGCTCATTAGTATGGAAATGAATCTTGATAAGATCCTCATCGCCTGCTGCAATCAGACAGTTTCCTTCAAAATGTTCTGTAATATAATCAGCAATAACATCCTCATCTAAATCTTCATCTCTTCTGTCAATAAGAAGCTGTGTATCATAACGGTATGCAAACTGATCATCCTCAACATCTACACTATGTATATCTGACATAAAACAATCCTCCATAATCTGTCTTTATGTGTGGCAGCCAGCATGTCTCACCCGACTAACCCGGGACATTATCTCATATATGAATCATAACTTCAAGCATCAGAATATTCTTCTGATAAAATTATATAATCCATTATTCCATACACTGACCTCATGCGCTCCCGGTCTTATATAGAAAATGTGGTTAATTCCATGACTTGTCATATAATCCGAATAGTTAATAGCAGATTCCTTGCAGTAAGGATCACTGTCGCCCGTTACAATAAGAGTAACCAAAGGCTGCTTCTCTCCATCCTTAACAAATTCAGGCAGAAGAAATCCTCTGTTTCCATAAACTCTTTCTCCATTTCCTGTATCAACCACTCCTCCTACCGGGGCAAATGCACCTACATATCCAAACACATCAGGATGTGCAAAACACAGGAAAAGCGATTCTCTTCCGCCAAGTGAATATCCTGCTATTGCAGTATTCTCTCTTCCCATTCTGGTAGAATAATGCTCGTTAATATATGGAATCAATGCATTAATAACATCATACTCACACGCATCATATTTTGCTGTAAGTTCAGAGAAATCATAGTCTGACTCCTGACCACCATCAGCATCTGTGAATACAGTAAAACTCACCATAATCACAGGATTCCTGTTGTAATCATCAACTGCATTCTGTGCAACATACAGAGCGCCAATTCTGTTATATTCAGAATAACTTCCGCTCATTCCATGCAAAAGATACACAACCGGATAACTCTGTGATTCATCATAATCTCTTGGAAGATATACATAAGCCTTACGTTCACTTCCGGTTGTCGGTGAATAATAGCTTATCTCATCAACATTTCCATATGTTACACCCGGTCTTTCATCATTATAATCATCTGGTATGTCATACTCTGTCGTCACTTCATTAGACACCGTTCTGCTCTTACAGCCTGACAATCCTGTCACTGTAAATGCTGTCACCAGTGCCATTAACACAGCACCTGTCTTGTACATATTTCTTGAAATCATAATCCGGTACCTCTGACAAACCTTCTTACAATCTCCAAGCCGCCAACCGGTGCACAGAATTTCTGATTATGCTTTCTGCACTCTTCATAGACATATTCAAGATTAAACCACTCAACGCCGTCCAATTCTTCCTTCTGCAATGTAAGTTCATCTATATTGACTGGCTTTGTGTATACATAGACAAATGCAATCTCACTGTCCTTAAACATCTTGCCATAAAATTCTTTTTCATATTGGATTACAAATGTATCAACAAACTGCAAATCATCAACAGAAGCCTTAATCCCAAGTTCCTCATGCAGTTCTCTTATAGCAGATTCCTCCGGTTCGTCACCAGCCTGAATATGTCCCGCCGAAGAAGTATCATATCTTCCAGGAAATGAGTCCTTATTCATAGCCCTTTTCTGCAACAGTACCTCTGCTCCCTCATCAGACTTTCTTACAATCCACACATGCGCCGTTCTATGCCTGATTCCCTCACTATGTGCAGTCTTTCGCTCAACAGTCTCACCTGTCGGCTTTCCATTCTCATCAACGATATCAAGTAATTCCATGTTAAATCCGTACTCCATAATAATAAAAAAGCCACCAGCTATCGCGAGTTCTACGGGAAAAATAAAGTGATTGAACCTAGACTCCGATAGTACCGCTTTCGCAGCACCCCTCCCAGGACTGGTAGCTTACATATTATATTACTATGTGATTGAAAATTCCATAGGGATAATATCACATTTTAAAAAGTCGCACTAAGCAGGAAGAACAATACATATATTGCAAATGTTTCTCCAACTGTATATAATGCGGTCTTTACCCATACATTAGGCTTCTCCACATGCTGTACAGTTCCAGCATTTGCAGTAATCTTTTTCTGATGTTCCTTAATAATCATGATTCCCACAACCGCACCTACAACGCAAGCAATTATGTACAAATAATATGAAAACATCGGTTTTGCCTGAACATAGCCACCATATTCGTCGTTCATTGTATTAGTAATAACAAAATACAGACTTATCAACGCAAGTGCAGATGAGCCAAATGCAGCAACTGCCTCCTTTCCCCAACCTTTTCCTTCATTCTTTACCATGCATATGCAAAATGCTGAAATAGGTGCAAGCAGGAATACAATCATTCCTACAGTGCCATTTTCTTCTTCATCTGAGTCATAATAATCATAATAGCTGTCCTGAGTTGTATCTTCCGTTTCAAATGTTAAATCAGCCATACTTACACTTCCAACATTAACCCCTGCACATGACACTGTAAACATAGGAAAAAAGAAGCATGCTGCAGCCACTATTGCAGCAATCTTCATTATAAGTCTGCCCTTAATCTTATGTCCTGCAATATTAATAGTCACATCCTTTTCTACAGGTTCTTCTACAGCTTTCTGACTCACCTGCTCTGGTGAAACATATTCATACTTATATTGTGGCTCGCTACTTTCACTGTTTTCAGGCTCTTTATCTCCAAATGCTCCTTTAAATTCAACAACATTGCTTCCAACTTCCGTCCCGCAATAATTACAAAAACGTACATTATCCTCTAGTTCTTTTCCACATTTTTTACAAAACATATGCATTCTCCCATTCTATAATTTCATACCGTTAAAACATCTCTGTAATGGCCATAATAATTATAACTATAACCATCATCACAAGCAGTACAGCGCCAATACACAATCTGACTTTTAGCTGGAATTTAAGTCTATCTTTCCATGTAGTCCTGTACATTTCAGGCTTTTGTGTAACCTTTAACTGCTCTCTTACCTCATCACTTATTGCAGTTCCACATTTCGGACATTTCACCCAACCATTCTGCACTTCAATACCACAATTTTTACAAAACATATGCATTCTCCCTTCATGTAACAAATTGTTTTATATCATGTCTAATCGATCATACATTGTTATCTTCTAAAAAATATTAATTTTATAATTGCAACCGGAATACATATCCACCCTAACATAAGTGCTGAAACTAACTTTTCAATAAAGATACCTCCTGTTTGGGTACTAAATAATATTTTATTCTTATATATAGTTTCCCCAACTGCCCAATATCCTAACGCCAAATAAATAATAAGACCTACCATACTTTTCTCCTTTGATTTATTCATAACTATAGTAAATTTAGTTGTAGACAATATACCATTTACATCTAAAAAAATCAATATATTTCTATTGTATTCTTCAATATTAATTCAAGGATTTTCTCTTAAAATGTATTTTAGGTACATGCCGTTGTTACCTTGTAACCTAATGATAACAATTAGGTGTGACATCATATGTCCAGGGTGTGAAATTTTTTATTTATTATCACATATCAATATCATAAAATATAAAAGCGGAAATAATAACTCCCCGTAAGCTGATTTTGCTTACGGGGAGTTATTATTTCCGCTCTTTATCCTGTATTTCCTCTAACAGACAAATTGGCAGGTTTGTCTATATTTCAATTTCACCTGCCTCTCTAAACGCTAAAGCTATCTCAAAATTATTGGTAGGATTATACACCTGCTCGCTTTGCTCTCCCAACACAATATCCCTATAATAAAAGTCTCTAAGATTATTAGTTCCTTTAACATTAGTTAAACGAATATATCTGTTTTTCTGATTAGTTGTTGTAAATGCAATAAATCCTTTATCAATTGTTTCTAATGGTCTGAGATTGTGAGATGTAAATATCAACTGACCTTTTCCCTTTTCAGAAATGATATTAAGCATTTCGCCAAGGAGATATTCAAACACACCGCTATCTAATTCATCTATTGCAACCGTAACAGACGGATTGTTATAGACTACAATTAACAGCTGTAAGTTTGACACAATCTTTTTTATGCCTTCTGATTCATAACAGAACGGAATCTGCTTGTTATTCTTCAGAGATATAAGCTGGATTTGCTTGGCAATTTTCCCATCTTTAGTCATTGTTGAACCTAAATCTACAACACCAATTCTAAGTCCCGGAACCAACTGTTCCAGAACAATATTCATATTCTTAATTACATTTTCAACAATTCCATAAGTATCCTCTGGAATCAATGCCGGCCCATTTAACGAAAGCAACACACCACCAACTGCTTCTGAAGTTTCATTTCTGTATTTAAATACCAGCGGAAGCGTATTCAAACTAATCAAACCAATACTCTCCGTATCAATAACAAACAACTCTCTATGTCCAAACATATACAAGCTTTCAATAAGTTTCATATAAAGCTCATTCCTGCAATTCCTGCGATATTGATTTATAAGTTCTCTGGAAAAAATAAAACTTCTTGAAGTAGCTTTTGTAAGTCTCTTCGTAACGAGCAAATCCATATACTTTTCTTTATCGTTGCCAACCAGTTCCTGCATCTTTGCCTTTGGTGTAAAAAGTTTATCTGTACGCGTATCAATCAAAGGTGCTTTACGCATCTTATCATTCTTAGATTTATAAGAAAATGCAAAAACCTCATCAAAAATTTCCACTTTTGTTGCAATTTCATTCGTTGTTTCAGCATTGCCCGCAGCACTTTCATCTATAACTTTTCTAATAGAAAACTGATACCATACATTATAGACAATTTCAGGATATCGAACCACAAACTTGTATTCTAATGTAGCATATTCTGTATCTACATTGATATAATCAGCATATTTCTTAGGAACTGCCTTACCGCATAGTGCTAATTTAAGCAAATGAATTGCATCAATCAATGCAGTTTTACCTGAACCATTCTGACCATATAGTCCTAACACACTTGCCTTATAATCCTTTCGCTTGTTTTCAAAATCAAGTGTTCCATGCGTTACATTCTTAAAATTATCTATAGTTATGCTCTCAATTCTCACGATACGACTTGCCATAATTCTATCCTCCTTACAGGCATATATTATCATTAATTCCCTAATAAATTAATACGAATTTAGTTTTTGACATTTTTTATTTCTTATAATCAATTCATCTGTATGTATTGATAGTATAAACCACAAACTCATATATAATACAGAAATGTGCAGAACCCGAAGAATCGGCTCTGCACATTTCTAACTATTAACAAAATCTTATATCAATTTTGGGAGTTTGCACAAAACTTGAAACTGTCCCTACTATGTATGATGCATCGACAGCCCATATGACCATTGTGTTTGCCCAATATATGTTACTCGCAATACAACAACGCGAAAATGAAAATCAGAGATTTCTTAGTGAATTGTTTTTCTATCTTGTCGATGAAATACCTGACATTACTTTCATCAGAATTTTCAGAATTCTGATGTATGCCTTGATGGCAAGCTTTCAGGAAATCTTAAAACTCAGTAATGATCAGCAGACTGCTTTTACTGCTGATTTCGAGACAAAACTGCAAAAATATCTGTGCAAAACACTCCATTCGAATATTATAGCAACATAAATCACTCTTTTGTTAGCTGAAATATTGTACTTTCAAGGTACAAATTCCATTTTAGTATGGAAAGTTTTAGTTAATAATTATATAATAATTGATTTCATTACACATTTCCATATGTTAATGTCCTTATACATTCCATATATGCGATATCTTTTACAGTATCAATTGCCTGATTTTCATAATAGTTCATATCGTTTTTATGCTCTTGGATAAAGTCCATATAATGGTGTA is a genomic window of [Eubacterium] eligens ATCC 27750 containing:
- a CDS encoding Firmicu-CTERM sorting domain-containing protein, which codes for MKHNYKRITALAGMTALLVSMPVSVYAGQIRNTYTANLSNVLGSVDASALKGNPVVKGSNIVVDSDTDDWDDITARTADAAGVKLWKAAVSSDYSKLYFMYEGTVQTEWDYSYMGSNPVSITYADGTTGISDKIQFTGWKDSAQAKNSWYGDIENSETVTVNNAHGNTAGPYVVEAAIPFDFFANSDFKITFAGTTVDIKDIEVLDGQKVEKDDTEAVYNGIVIDGEFADWDAVKKYDALCPNDAHNECISKTAMMFDGDYVYVYVKDGTGGDASGAGTHSNGRYSITTDLGYELVFQIDSKGYVNGVDGVDCRHVGNQWEIAVPKSALPAYNKTISFGLYRSEPFISGTANIKDDGSSDDKIIYDIRYDGLYGDWEYYPHTTIQYSTAGTHHNMVDSAGALFSNGSTVLGHVYTVMPEHLNEAGGEFTQAVTFKFNDSYNQVLYPRFVTVDEQGNINWNPKRDGLSDGTYEFYMFDTSAWGTSKNINELNDADICYGKMIVTVGSNRDECEFYFDLDKVAQKLGCDVSDFKQISAQFGRLGQEWINTAGASSGAWLGLFICIAGTCGVVVYKKKKGSIQV
- a CDS encoding alpha/beta hydrolase, which codes for MISRNMYKTGAVLMALVTAFTVTGLSGCKSRTVSNEVTTEYDIPDDYNDERPGVTYGNVDEISYYSPTTGSERKAYVYLPRDYDESQSYPVVYLLHGMSGSYSEYNRIGALYVAQNAVDDYNRNPVIMVSFTVFTDADGGQESDYDFSELTAKYDACEYDVINALIPYINEHYSTRMGRENTAIAGYSLGGRESLFLCFAHPDVFGYVGAFAPVGGVVDTGNGERVYGNRGFLLPEFVKDGEKQPLVTLIVTGDSDPYCKESAINYSDYMTSHGINHIFYIRPGAHEVSVWNNGLYNFIRRIF
- a CDS encoding NUDIX hydrolase, yielding MELLDIVDENGKPTGETVERKTAHSEGIRHRTAHVWIVRKSDEGAEVLLQKRAMNKDSFPGRYDTSSAGHIQAGDEPEESAIRELHEELGIKASVDDLQFVDTFVIQYEKEFYGKMFKDSEIAFVYVYTKPVNIDELTLQKEELDGVEWFNLEYVYEECRKHNQKFCAPVGGLEIVRRFVRGTGL
- a CDS encoding zinc ribbon domain-containing protein yields the protein MFCKKCGKELEDNVRFCNYCGTEVGSNVVEFKGAFGDKEPENSESSEPQYKYEYVSPEQVSQKAVEEPVEKDVTINIAGHKIKGRLIMKIAAIVAAACFFFPMFTVSCAGVNVGSVSMADLTFETEDTTQDSYYDYYDSDEEENGTVGMIVFLLAPISAFCICMVKNEGKGWGKEAVAAFGSSALALISLYFVITNTMNDEYGGYVQAKPMFSYYLYIIACVVGAVVGIMIIKEHQKKITANAGTVQHVEKPNVWVKTALYTVGETFAIYVLFFLLSATF
- a CDS encoding zinc-ribbon domain-containing protein, translated to MFCKNCGIEVQNGWVKCPKCGTAISDEVREQLKVTQKPEMYRTTWKDRLKFQLKVRLCIGAVLLVMMVIVIIIMAITEMF
- a CDS encoding AAA family ATPase, whose translation is MASRIVRIESITIDNFKNVTHGTLDFENKRKDYKASVLGLYGQNGSGKTALIDAIHLLKLALCGKAVPKKYADYINVDTEYATLEYKFVVRYPEIVYNVWYQFSIRKVIDESAAGNAETTNEIATKVEIFDEVFAFSYKSKNDKMRKAPLIDTRTDKLFTPKAKMQELVGNDKEKYMDLLVTKRLTKATSRSFIFSRELINQYRRNCRNELYMKLIESLYMFGHRELFVIDTESIGLISLNTLPLVFKYRNETSEAVGGVLLSLNGPALIPEDTYGIVENVIKNMNIVLEQLVPGLRIGVVDLGSTMTKDGKIAKQIQLISLKNNKQIPFCYESEGIKKIVSNLQLLIVVYNNPSVTVAIDELDSGVFEYLLGEMLNIISEKGKGQLIFTSHNLRPLETIDKGFIAFTTTNQKNRYIRLTNVKGTNNLRDFYYRDIVLGEQSEQVYNPTNNFEIALAFREAGEIEI